The DNA region CACCGACAAATTTTTCCTTCACTGTTTGACATCTACAGTTGTACTTCGAGTAAAAACACTCCCCACACAGCGTCTCTAGCTTTTTCATTATCCATCTCAAAGCTTTTGGTGGATAAATTCCAGAGggcattttttttatttcgTCATTCCAGCCAAATCCTAAGACGGCCCCAGCGATCTTCTACTGTCTGGCAATGCCCTCAATATTCTCATTAGGGGGTCATCCTCGTCAATCTCCCTTCTCATTGAAGCTGCCCTGGTCACCATCACTTTCACATATCCTTCACCTCTTATTCTACCTATCATTTGGAGATACTCGATAATTGTCATGTTACAATCAATAACACAAACACAATTCACACTCGCACAATCTAAGCCATTCGAAATAAGCTTGGTTCCCAGAATAACTCTAGCGGGGGAATCAGGATtctcaaaatcatcaaagaTAGATCTCTTCGTTTCACTGTCCAAATCCGCATGAACCATGCCTACTTCGTGGTTATTCACCCTTCTTCTCACAGCATCCATCGTCGCCTTGGcaccaaagaaaaacaCCGCCTTGCTAGCAGTGCTGTTCCCCAAgtaattcaaaatcatgGCGGCAGTCCTCTCGAcaatttgtatttttcttaCGTTTTCTACGTCCACAGgtatattttgattagGTGCCTTTTTTACAGCATCTACATACAATCTCTTCTCCCAcacttcattttctattcTCCTTTCCTGGCATATTCTTTCCAACAACCACTCAGGCAGCTTAGCAAAAACAAACGCCACcttcaaaaatgatttcCAGTTGAGACCTTTCACTGAATGGAAAATGTCTCGAAATGATTTCTCTAGCCACAAGACATGGGCTTcatcaaaaacaaaaatgcCACGACTACGTCTTGTGCTGAACACCTTCTCACACCTTTTCATTGCATCAGCAACACCAGCATCTCCATAGCTATCAAAACAACCGACGAGTACATCCACGCCTGAAAGATTAGCTTCAGCATGCAGGTCTGTCAACATACCTGTTTCTCCAACCACCAAACCTGCGTTTTCCAACTTCGTACGTGTGGCCATCTTCAACGATTCGTAAGGAACAGCTACAAAATGGACATATTTCCCACGTTGCTTTCTCTTGAGAGCCAACATAGGCAGAATAAATGTTAAAGATCTCCCAAAGGCGGTGATTGCTTGAAGAGCCAGCAACCGTTCATTAGAATTCAGAACAGCACTAGTGAATCTTTCTTGAGCTGAGCTTTTAAACTCAAAGTTCTCAAACAGTTCACCGCCTGCTTTCAACAGATCATATATTCCTGCCTCGGCCTCATGACACTGACGTTCCTGTGGTTCTACAACAAGCGCCTCAAAAGTACGTTTTGTCTGTACAAGGGTGTACTGTGTTAATGATTGAAATTCTTGCGCTAGTTTTTTGTAAGCATAGTAATCATCGAAACTGCCGTTTGTTGGAAAGTCTCTACTTGGATTTACACCATAAACAACCTCGTGGGTTTGCTTGCTGTGTCCAAATAATGCTGGCGTACGTACCGGCACGACGTCACCTTCTAAAGAGGGCCTTATTATATCCTTCCACAAACCAGCAAGGCATTGTCTCAAGCCACtaattttcatattctcCCTTGcacttcttttctttgggTACTTCAACAAAATACCATTAAAAGTAGAAAGAGTCACCAACTTGAACCTCTCAACATCCACAAAAATACACGTGCACATAACAGCCAACCCAGCAGCCTGTTTTGTCCTGAGTTCCTCGATCAATGCTTCACTCGTTTCGACCAACTGGTTGGTCTCCTCATTGAATTCGTCACCATCAGTAGCTAACAGCTCTTCAGCTTCATgctcaatttcttgacGAACGGCATTTGTGAAATGGCCAATAAGCATGCTACTGTCCGTCACGTCCAACATCTGGCTCAGCAATTCGATCTCAAACGGACGTAAAATGTACACAAACCAGAATAAGTTCCTTGTCACTGGTAGGTCCATCATGAATATTCTGTTATCGAACTTTCTGTTTTTGTTATACGTCACTCTGAAGTAGAAGAGACGAGTATCTGAGTCGACATACAGGTTTCTGGACGTACCGCCCACAGATAGTATACTCAACTCTGTATATCTCATTGGAAATCCCGTTGAGATCCATACGCTAGCCATGAGG from Kazachstania africana CBS 2517 chromosome 5, complete genome includes:
- the KAFR0E00100 gene encoding uncharacterized protein encodes the protein MNEEDIAARNFVTTDLEKGSVSLGTKTLSLNFISRIKNDLHIEYDTCQTALREWFTFGSPATAYMIVLGNKNIELMQEDPMTNGIFKILPQCHAAPHYFKWRRPKDASVSEIRTKVIKLINKMTKLLMASVWISTGFPMRYTELSILSVGGTSRNLYVDSDTRLFYFRVTYNKNRKFDNRIFMMDLPVTRNLFWFVYILRPFEIELLSQMLDVTDSSMLIGHFTNAVRQEIEHEAEELLATDGDEFNEETNQLVETSEALIEELRTKQAAGLAVMCTCIFVDVERFKLVTLSTFNGILLKYPKKRSARENMKISGLRQCLAGLWKDIIRPSLEGDVVPVRTPALFGHSKQTHEVVYGVNPSRDFPTNGSFDDYYAYKKLAQEFQSLTQYTLVQTKRTFEALVVEPQERQCHEAEAGIYDLLKAGGELFENFEFKSSAQERFTSAVLNSNERLLALQAITAFGRSLTFILPMLALKRKQRGKYVHFVAVPYESLKMATRTKLENAGLVVGETGMLTDLHAEANLSGVDVLVGCFDSYGDAGVADAMKRCEKVFSTRRSRGIFVFDEAHVLWLEKSFRDIFHSVKGLNWKSFLKVAFVFAKLPEWLLERICQERRIENEVWEKRLYVDAVKKAPNQNIPVDVENVRKIQIVERTAAMILNYLGNSTASKAVFFFGAKATMDAVRRRVNNHEVGMVHADLDSETKRSIFDDFENPDSPARVILGTKLISNGLDCASVNCVCVIDCNMTIIEYLQMIGRIRGEGYVKVMVTRAASMRREIDEDDPLMRILRALPDSRRSLGPS